Proteins from one Macrobrachium rosenbergii isolate ZJJX-2024 chromosome 14, ASM4041242v1, whole genome shotgun sequence genomic window:
- the LOC136846021 gene encoding nitric oxide synthase, salivary gland-like, protein MEGSANKPRCPFSRPQTLVNFEFAKEVTDVLHMKADDPGVCSSVVCKGSLMGSRKISLENREPSEVLHQAKEFFEEYYKETKRFESKEHQARLQEVTQKVIRTGTYDLTREELEFGAKLAWRNAPRCIGRISWSTLHLFDGRNVKTAKEMFELMVEHLDYATNGGNIRSTITVFPQRRVGQRDFRVWNQQLIGFAGYEQPDGSVIGDPAYKEFTKICQELGWKGKGGQFDVLPWVVSTPTGQPEWFEIPEESLLMVHLKHPEHEWFEELNIKWFCVPAVSSMMLDCGGLQFPAAPFNGWYMASEIATRDLCDVQRYNLLPMFGEKLGLDTKSPASLWKDKATLELNVAVLHSFKEQEVTIVDHHTAAETFMQFHSNEHRQRGGCPADWVWIVPPISGSLTPVFHQEMTLYYLKPSYEYQIPAWVALERQDKMLSGEATKKGNSPIQKFRRAALCVYFATTLYAGALAKRIRIAIIYASETGKAQGYANSLYESFSLRFNPEVICMDNYDISRLSSETMVVMLASTTGVGEPPQNGKEFTRKLYELRERGSTIGSDENIVSFWDDYNEIKVNGIGAEARSDSGISSEEKLLSKKNRGFFSRLVRKLRRRKSRDIMDGHRMDGYESNYYLSTTNLYKSNYSLAKSTNSLFRNLDQASDVTYAVFALGSTNYKHFCAFGKYVDNLMFTLGGDRIMDVTCGDETENQQDTFNSWANQLLQVCCDRFQVEHCAQEGYLAGQVSSSKHVKFVESNNPVKLTNGFSGLHKKKVESYMVTGSQPLFQDGHKWYHKLTIDTGNNPSLQYEVGDNIGIFPSNNSSLVHGILEKLNNCKDRDMNVEILVRRQEGDSWLPHPNLPVASIRTLLKRYLDITTPPSQELLKLMASLATNNKHRSQLNLLATDIGEYRTWRKENYPNLLEVLNEFSSVRIDAGLLLCRLPLLQPRFYSVSSSPDLEEGELTLTVSSFNYRTRDGKGALHEGVSTSYIRTLKPRDRIELFHKSAPEFHLPDEGSSPIILIGAGSGVAPLRGIWQHYHYQYNINHTGQRRKITLYYGCQTRATDLYAEEKAAMCRAKVLKEAYLALSRDPKMPKTYVQDLLLVNGKEVYKQLVVKEGHVYICGSESMADGVSTTLLSIIQDHGKKTLMQARNVIQKMKDEHRYHEEVFGNGSTV, encoded by the exons ATGGAAGGTTCTGCAAACAAGCCTCGGTGTCCCTTCAGCAGGCCACAGACTCTCGTCAATTTTGAATTTGCGAAGGAGGTGACGGATGTCCTTCACATGAAGGCTGATGAT CCTGGCGTCTGTTCATCCGTGGTCTGTAAAGGGTCTTTGATGGGCTCAAGAAAAATCTCGCTGGAAAACAGAGAACCAAGTGAGGTTCTTCACCAAGCCAAGGAATTTTTTGAGGAATACTACAAGGAAACTAAAAG GTTTGAGAGCAAGGAGCACCAAGCCCGCCTTCAGGAAGTGACTCAAAAAGTTATTCGAACTGGCACTTACGACCTTACCAGGGAGGAGCTCGAGTTCGGAGCCAAACTGGCCTGGAGGAACGCCCCTCGCTGCATCGGTCGAATCTCCTGGAGCACTCTGCAT TTATTTGACGGAAGGAACGTCAAAACGGCAAAGGAAATGTTCGAACTGATGGTAGAACACCTTGATTACGCAACCAACGGAGGGAACATAAG GTCGACGATCACCGTGTTCCCTCAGAGGAGGGTCGGACAGAGAGACTTTCGCGTCTGGAATCAGCAGCTGATCGGCTTCGCCGGATACGAGCAGCCCGATGGCTCTGTTATTGGCGATCCTGCCTACAAGGAGTTCACTAAG atttGCCAAGAGTTGGGTTGGAAGGGCAAAGGCGGTCAATTCGACGTCCTGCCCTGGGTGGTGTCGACGCCCACAGGCCAACCGGAATGGTTCGAAATCCCCGAAGAAAGTCTTCTCATGGTTCATCTCAAACATCCAGA GCACGAATGGTTCGAGGAGCTGAATATAAAATGGTTCTGTGTTCCTGCTGTTTCTTCAATGATGCTGGACTGCGGAGGTCTCCAGTTCCCAGCGGCGCCCTTCAACGGGTGGTACATGGCTTCCGAGATCGCCACACGGGACCTCTGCGATGTCCAGCGGTACAACTTACTTCCG ATGTTTGGAGAGAAGCTCGGCCTCGACACAAAATCTCCAGCCAGCCTCTGGAAGGACAAGGCGACCCTGGAGCTGAACGTAGCTGTCTTGCACTCTttcaag GAGCAGGAGGTGACCATCGTCGACCACCACACAGCTGCGGAGACCTTCATGCAGTTCCACAGTAATGAACATCGTCAAAGGGGAGGCTGTCCAGCTGACTGGGTGTGGATCGTGCCTCCAATTTCAGGCTCTCTAACGCCCGTGTTTCACCAGGAGATGACGCTTTACTACCTGAAGCCCTCCTACGAATACCAGATTCCTGCATGGGTGGCCCTCGAACGCCAGGACAAGATGCTGAGTGGCGAGGCCACCAAAAAGGGAAACAGCCCTATCCAGAAATTCAGGAGAGCAGCTCT ATGTGTCTACTTCGCTACGACCCTGTACGCTGGTGCCCTAGCCAAGAGAATTCGGATCGCCATCATCTACGCCTCAGAAACAGGAAAAGCTCAAGGATATGCCAACAGTCTCTATGAATCCTTCAGCCTTAGATTCAATCCTGAG GTCATCTGCATGGACAACTATGACATCAGCAGACTGAGCAGTGAAACCATGGTGGTCATGTTGGCTTCTACAACTGGTGTTGGAGAACCTCCTCAGAATGGAAAG GAATTCACAAGGAAACTCTACGAGCTGAGAGAACGGGGCAGCACCATCGGATCAGATGAGAATAT tgtgTCGTTTTGGGACGATTACAATGAAATCAAAGT CAATGGCATAGGTGCAGAAGCAAGATCAGACAGTGGCATCTCAAGCGAGGAAAAGCTCCTTTCTAAGAAGAACAGGGGCTTCTTCTCTCGCCTTGTCAGGAAGTTACGCCGAAGGAAAAGCCGTGACATCATGGATGGCCACCGCATGGATGGGTACGAATCTAACTATTACCTGAGCACCACCAACCTCTACAAGAGCAACTATAGTTTGGCCAAAAGCACAAACAGCCTCTTTAGAAACCTCGACCAAGCTAGTGATGTCAC CTATGCTGTTTTCGCTCTTGGATCTACTAACTACAAGCACTTCTGTGCCTTCGGCAAATACGTTGACAACCTCATGTTCACTCTTGGAGGAGACAGGATCATGGACGTTACATGTGGAGATGAAACTGAAAATCAGCAAGACACCTTCAATTCATGGGCTAACCAGCTTTTGCAG GTTTGCTGTGACCGCTTCCAGGTAGAGCATTGTGCCCAAGAGGGCTATTTAGCAGGTCAGGTGTCCAGCAGCAAACATGTCAAGTTTGTTGAAAGCAACAATCCAGTCAAATTAACTAATG GCTTTTCGGGACTACATAAGAAGAAGGTTGAATCATATATGGTGACGGGAAGTCAGCCTTTGTTTCAAGATGGACACAA GTGGTATCACAAACTGACAATTGACACAGGAAACAATCCTTCGTTGCAATATGAAGTAGGAGACAACATTGGCATCTTTCCCTCAAACAATTCATCCTTGGTTCATGGTATTCTGGAGAAGCTGAACAACTGCAAGGATCGTGATATGAATGTGGAAATTCTTGTACGCAGACAAGAAG gAGACTCGTGGTTACCTCATCCAAACCTGCCTGTGGCCAGCATCCGAACCCTTCTGAAGAGATATCTAGACATTACAACGCCTCCATCCCAAGAGTTATTGAAGCTGATGGCTTCACTGGCAACCAACAACAAGCATCGCTCTCAGTTAAACCTTTTAGCCACA GACATTGGTGAGTATCGTACCTGGAGGAAAGAGAATTATCCTAACCTGCTGGAGGTTCTGAATGAGTTCTCCAGTGTGAGGATAGATGCAGGACTCCTGCTGTGCCGCCTTCCTCTCTTGCAGCCACGTTTCTACTCTGTCAGTTCCTCACCAGATTTAGAAGAGGGAGAGCTGACTCTTACAGTATCCAGCTTCAACTACAGAACACGAG ATGGTAAAGGGGCGTTGCACGAGGGTGTCAGCACCTCCTACATCAGGACATTGAAACCTAGAGACAGAATTGAGTTGTTCCACAAAAG TGCTCCTGAGTTCCACCTGCCGGATGAAGGGAGTTCACCAATCATTCTCATTGGGGCTGGAAGTGGTGTTGCACCTCTGCGTGGGATTTGGCAGCACTATCACTACCAGTACAACATTAATCATACAG GTCAGCGGCGCAAAATAACACTCTACTATGGATGCCAAACCCGAGCCACTGACCTTTATGCAGAAGAAAAGGCTGCCATGTGTCGAGCCAAAGTATTGAAGGAAGCCTATCTGGCACTATCCAGGGATCCTAAGATGCCTAAG ACCTACGTTCAGGATCTGTTGCTTGTGAACGGAAAGGAAGTCTACAAACAGCTGGTGGTGAAAGAAGGACATGTCTACATATGTGGTAGTGAAAGCATGGCAGATGGTGTCTCCACAACACTCCTATCTATCATCCAAGATCATGGGAAGAAGACTCTCATGCAAGCAAGAAatgttattcagaaaatgaag GATGAGCATCGCTACCATGAAGAGGTTTTTGGTAATGGGTCAACAGTCTAG